One Trichormus variabilis 0441 genomic window, TGAATATGTAAATGATAAGTTTTGCCAAATATCTCAATATCAGCCAGAAGAACTAATTGGGAAAACTCATAGAATCATCAATTCTGGATATCACTCCCCAGAATTTTTCCAACAAATGTGGTTAACTATCAGCCAAGGAAGAGTGTGGAAAGGTGAAGTTAAAAATCTGGCGAAAGATGGCACACATTATTGGGTAGATACAACTATTGTCCCCTTGTTAGATGAGCAAGGCAAACCTCAACAATATGTGGCTATTCGCAATGATATTACTGCTCGCAAACAAGCAGAAGCCGAACTCAGCAAGCAAGCGAAGGAACTTGAACAAGCGTTAAAACAACTACAACTTACCCAACTGCAACTTATTCAAAGTGAAAAAATGTCTTCTCTAGGTCAATTAGTAGCAGGTGTGGCTCACGAAATAAATAATCCAGTGAACTTTATTTCCGCTAATCTCAAACACGCTTGCCAATATACTCAAAACCTATTGAAAATGATTCATCTTTATCAAAATTACTACCCAGAACCAGCCTTAGAGATTGCAGAAGAAGCTGAACATCTCGACCTAGAATTTTTACTCGCAGACTTGCCAAAACTTTACTCTTCGATGACACTGGGAGCAGCCCGCATCAGCAAGATTGTTACTTCTCTACGTACATTTTCGCGTCTTGATGAATCTGATTTAAAAGCTGGTGATATACATGAAGGTATTGATAGTACATTAATGATTTTAGAACACCGTCTGAAATCCCAGCAAAATCGACCTGATATTTTAGTTATAAGAGAATATGGTAATTTGCCTTTAGTTGAATGCTATGCTGCCCAACTCAACCAAGCATTAATGAATATTTTAATCAATGCTATTGATGCTTTAGAAGAAAAATATGAACAAGAAAACTATCAGCAGGTGACACCTACTATCCATATCTGTACAGAGATATCAAGTTATAAACAAATAACTATCCGCATAAAAGATAATGGTGTAGGTATGTCAGATGAAGTAAGACAAAAAATATTTGACCCTTTCTATACGAGTAAACCTGTAGGTAAAGGAACTGGTATGGGTTTGTCTATCAGTTACCAAATTATTACTAATAGACATGGTGGGTCTTTAGAATGTATTTCTTCTCTGGGAAAAGGCGCAGAATTTATAATTGCAATTCCCATTCACCTGATGAAAAATACATAGAAGTGTCATCTTCAGAGATAATTGGTATTACATTATTTAACTCTCAAAAATCGGTGTGTTGCTGAGAACAGTCCAAGTGCGATCGCCTACAATACCATCAACTTTTAAGTTATTTCGTAGTTGAAAAGATTTAATACCTGCTTCTGTAACGAAGCTAAAATCTCCGTCAATCAATCCTGTATAGTATCCAGCATTCTGGAGTCTTTGTTGCAAGGCTTTAACCAGTTCACCTTGACTACCATATTTCAAAATAGGTAAATCAATTGCTCGTCCTTCATATAAAGCTTGCCAAGTTTTATAGCCAACAATTCCATCTTCTGGGATAAAAACCCGATGCTGAAATAAAATTATGCCCCCAACT contains:
- a CDS encoding PAS domain-containing sensor histidine kinase, producing the protein MFPEFQHQELQSCCQQGDRLMVDLQKTQQELKETQGKLSLKKSLKEIADIKFALDQSSIVAVTNHQGIIEYVNDKFCQISQYQPEELIGKTHRIINSGYHSPEFFQQMWLTISQGRVWKGEVKNLAKDGTYYWVDTTIVPLLDEQGKPQQYVAIRNDITARKQAEITLKQSLKEIADIKFALDQSSIVAVTNHQGIIEYVNDKFCQISQYQPEELIGKTHRIINSGYHSPEFFQQMWLTISQGRVWKGEVKNLAKDGTHYWVDTTIVPLLDEQGKPQQYVAIRNDITARKQAEAELSKQAKELEQALKQLQLTQLQLIQSEKMSSLGQLVAGVAHEINNPVNFISANLKHACQYTQNLLKMIHLYQNYYPEPALEIAEEAEHLDLEFLLADLPKLYSSMTLGAARISKIVTSLRTFSRLDESDLKAGDIHEGIDSTLMILEHRLKSQQNRPDILVIREYGNLPLVECYAAQLNQALMNILINAIDALEEKYEQENYQQVTPTIHICTEISSYKQITIRIKDNGVGMSDEVRQKIFDPFYTSKPVGKGTGMGLSISYQIITNRHGGSLECISSLGKGAEFIIAIPIHLMKNT
- a CDS encoding peptidoglycan-binding domain-containing protein, with the protein product MTTMTDITNSKAPENQPTLKQGDTGEVVKELQRLLRNYYCYSGPIDGVLDSETVGGIILFQHRVFIPEDGIVGYKTWQALYEGRAIDLPILKYGSQGELVKALQQRLQNAGYYTGLIDGDFSFVTEAGIKSFQLRNNLKVDGIVGDRTWTVLSNTPIFES